In one window of Mytilus trossulus isolate FHL-02 chromosome 7, PNRI_Mtr1.1.1.hap1, whole genome shotgun sequence DNA:
- the LOC134726804 gene encoding phospholipase A2-like, with protein MVYIFPTLLIVCLFTGSKASWEVIYPNTNWCGILKGDMANISDLGSLDQLDKCCRTHAYCPISINAFETQYGISNTGATTVYDCACEDVLYECLKAVDISQQKHANAVGMSYFNMLQPKCIKKETTCVSSSNSFWTSIRRCVYRSGYKLFSGRRWE; from the exons atggtatacaTTTTTCCAACTCTTCTAATAGTATGCCTCTTCACTGGTTCCAAGGCATCATGGGAAGTAATCTATCCAA ACACCAACTGGTGTGGCATTTTGAAAGGTGACATGGCCAATATCTCTGATCTTGGAAGTTTGGACCAATTAGACAAATGCTGCAGAACTCATGCATATTgtcctatatctataaatgcATTTGAGACACAATATGGAATATCGAACACAGGAGCTACTACAGT GTACGATTGTGCTTGTGAAGATGTCCTCTATGAATGTCTTAAAGCAGTAGACATAAGCCAACAGAAACATGCAAATGCTGTAGGCATGTCGTACTTCAACATGCTGCAACCTAAATGCATAAAAAAGGAAACGACATGTGTTTCTAGTTCTAATTC atTTTGGACATCGATCCGTCGCTGTGTATATAGGTCAGGCTATAAACTTTTCTCTGGAAGACGTTGGGAATAG